In one Streptomyces sp. NBC_01288 genomic region, the following are encoded:
- a CDS encoding type II toxin-antitoxin system VapC family toxin gives MKRHLFGVADTSVLLAVYNRKDAHHESSVQALSLVDRLVVSPMVLAELDYHLTTKISGKAAADALASMRAWASTDRLTLATVGWPLLSEAERLMRTYADQDAIGMTDAVNAVLAWALPHPVVLALDHHYRDVIAPRTTAEVPLHVLPAVE, from the coding sequence TTGAAGCGGCATCTGTTCGGCGTCGCGGACACATCAGTCCTCCTCGCTGTCTACAACCGGAAGGACGCCCATCATGAGTCATCCGTACAAGCTCTCTCCCTCGTCGACCGACTCGTGGTGTCACCGATGGTCCTGGCCGAGTTGGACTACCACCTGACGACGAAGATCAGTGGCAAGGCGGCAGCGGACGCTCTGGCCAGCATGCGTGCCTGGGCAAGCACGGATCGGCTCACGCTCGCCACGGTGGGCTGGCCGCTCCTGAGCGAGGCCGAGCGTCTGATGCGTACGTACGCGGACCAGGACGCCATCGGCATGACCGACGCAGTCAACGCCGTTCTGGCTTGGGCGTTGCCGCATCCGGTTGTCCTCGCCCTCGACCATCACTACCGGGATGTCATCGCGCCCAGGACTACGGCCGAAGTTCCGCTGCACGTGCTCCCAGCAGTCGAATAG
- a CDS encoding glycosyltransferase family 39 protein, producing MTSATDPHPHTEPASADWPPPAPPADAPPEKAPRWSLPALIAIMVLAAVLYSWNLSGSSLNSFYSSAIYSGTQNWKAWFFGSLDAGNFLTVDKPPFSLMVMGLSCRIFGFGTWQMMLPEVAAALGTIWILHSSVKRYFGHVAAAIAALVLALTPITVAINRDNNPDTLLVLLMVAGAALGLRSVRTEKLLPLIGSAVCFGFAFNTKLLQGYIALPAVFAVYLFASKLGWKKKIVQLSLATVALAVSSFWWATVVSLVPASDRPYIGGSTDGTAWDLIMGYDGFGRVFGGEGNGGGGGGGGGGTFAGTAGIGRMFNDILGGQISWLLPFSAIALIAGLALVGRAPRTDPTRAALVLWGGWTLLHYVTFSMAQGTMHPYYTTALAPGIAALCGGGGVMLWRAFRGGDARWSWVLPAGLAVTAVWAIVVLRRASGWNTWLWPTVGVLMVLAIVGLFVFRSGSGNRARLLTASVVAAIIAALAGPTAYAVSPAASSTTGGMGGTNPTAGPSTGGGMGGPGGGGGRGGFGGNRSGEMPGGTQQGGGQASGEAPGGMTPGGGGTGEVPQGGGAPSGAPTGGTGGTTGGQQGGTTGEFPGGGTAPGGTGTGTGSGTTPGGGTGGTRGGFGGGGMGGGGGMGGTTSSALVSYLEKHQDGAKWLLAVSNSQSAGQLILSTHKPVISMWGFTGSDKAMTLAKLKELVKKGELHYIQLGGGGMGGNSSLNTEITSWVQKNATAVKESAYDKSASTEKSSSSSTSTTGTSTTSTSTIYRLDPSDVK from the coding sequence GTGACATCTGCCACCGATCCACACCCCCACACCGAACCCGCGTCCGCCGACTGGCCGCCGCCGGCCCCACCCGCCGACGCGCCGCCCGAGAAGGCGCCCCGCTGGTCGCTGCCCGCGCTGATCGCCATCATGGTCCTGGCCGCGGTGCTGTACTCCTGGAACCTCTCCGGCTCCAGCCTCAACAGCTTCTACAGCAGCGCGATCTACAGCGGCACCCAGAACTGGAAGGCCTGGTTCTTCGGCTCGCTGGACGCGGGCAACTTCCTCACGGTCGACAAGCCGCCCTTCTCCCTGATGGTGATGGGCCTGTCGTGCCGGATCTTCGGCTTCGGCACCTGGCAGATGATGCTGCCGGAGGTCGCCGCCGCGCTCGGCACGATCTGGATCCTCCACTCCTCCGTGAAGCGGTACTTCGGGCACGTGGCCGCGGCGATCGCCGCACTGGTCCTCGCCCTGACGCCGATCACGGTCGCCATCAACCGCGACAACAACCCCGACACCCTGCTCGTCCTCCTGATGGTGGCGGGCGCGGCCCTCGGCCTGCGCTCCGTACGCACCGAGAAGCTGCTGCCGCTGATCGGCTCCGCGGTCTGCTTCGGCTTCGCCTTCAACACCAAGCTCCTCCAGGGCTACATCGCCCTGCCCGCCGTCTTCGCCGTGTACCTGTTCGCATCGAAGCTCGGCTGGAAGAAGAAGATCGTCCAACTGTCCCTGGCCACGGTCGCGTTGGCCGTCTCCAGCTTCTGGTGGGCCACGGTCGTCTCCCTCGTCCCGGCCTCGGACCGCCCGTACATCGGCGGCTCGACCGACGGCACCGCCTGGGACCTGATCATGGGCTACGACGGCTTCGGCCGCGTGTTCGGCGGCGAGGGCAACGGCGGCGGGGGCGGGGGTGGCGGCGGCGGTACGTTCGCCGGCACCGCGGGCATCGGCCGTATGTTCAACGACATCCTCGGCGGCCAGATCTCCTGGCTGCTCCCCTTCTCCGCCATCGCCCTGATCGCCGGCCTTGCCCTGGTCGGCCGCGCCCCGCGCACCGACCCGACGCGCGCCGCGCTGGTCCTGTGGGGCGGCTGGACCCTGCTGCACTACGTCACGTTCAGCATGGCCCAGGGCACGATGCACCCGTACTACACGACCGCGCTCGCCCCGGGCATCGCGGCCCTGTGCGGTGGCGGCGGCGTCATGCTGTGGCGCGCCTTCCGCGGCGGCGACGCGCGCTGGTCCTGGGTCCTGCCGGCCGGTCTCGCGGTCACGGCGGTCTGGGCGATCGTGGTGCTGCGCCGGGCCTCCGGCTGGAACACCTGGCTGTGGCCGACGGTCGGCGTCCTCATGGTCCTCGCGATCGTGGGCCTGTTCGTCTTCCGCTCGGGCTCCGGCAACCGGGCCCGGCTGCTGACCGCGTCCGTCGTGGCGGCGATCATCGCGGCGCTGGCCGGTCCGACGGCGTACGCCGTGTCCCCGGCGGCCTCCAGCACCACCGGCGGCATGGGCGGCACCAACCCGACGGCCGGCCCGTCGACCGGCGGCGGCATGGGCGGCCCCGGTGGGGGCGGCGGCCGTGGCGGCTTCGGCGGCAACCGCAGCGGCGAGATGCCCGGCGGCACCCAGCAGGGTGGCGGCCAGGCGAGCGGCGAGGCGCCCGGTGGGATGACCCCGGGTGGCGGCGGCACGGGTGAGGTACCGCAGGGCGGTGGCGCGCCGAGCGGGGCGCCGACCGGCGGCACCGGTGGCACGACCGGTGGTCAACAGGGCGGTACCACCGGGGAGTTCCCCGGCGGCGGTACGGCTCCCGGCGGCACGGGCACCGGAACCGGCAGCGGTACGACCCCGGGTGGCGGCACCGGCGGTACGCGCGGCGGCTTCGGCGGCGGCGGTATGGGCGGCGGGGGCGGCATGGGCGGCACCACGTCCAGCGCGCTCGTCTCGTACCTGGAGAAGCACCAGGACGGCGCCAAGTGGCTGCTCGCGGTGTCCAATTCGCAGAGCGCGGGCCAGCTGATCCTCAGCACCCACAAGCCCGTCATCTCCATGTGGGGCTTCACCGGCTCCGACAAGGCGATGACCCTCGCCAAGCTCAAGGAGCTGGTGAAGAAGGGCGAGTTGCACTACATCCAGCTCGGTGGCGGCGGTATGGGCGGCAACAGCAGCCTGAACACCGAGATCACCTCATGGGTGCAGAAGAACGCGACGGCGGTGAAGGAGAGCGCGTACGACAAGAGCGCGTCGACGGAGAAGAGTTCGAGTTCTTCGACCTCCACGACCGGCACCTCGACGACCAGCACGTCGACGATCTACCGGCTGGACCCGTCGGACGTGAAGTGA
- a CDS encoding serine hydrolase — MTQSLWTPRRARAVAVGVGAGVLIPVLAAATPAAAATPTVSCTSAKAGLAAKLKKDITAALATRKGTVAVGLYDRTTKTTCTLRATSAYDSASTVKVTVLATLLWDAKKHNRLLTSRETTLTKAMITKSDNDATSTLWKQLGPTKIKGFLSAAGMTQTKPGANNYWGLTQETVTDEQKLLKLVTAKNTVLSDNSRAYILKLMNQVISSQRWGTPSGAPSGVTVHVKNGWLQRSTHGWRVHSLGTFNGGGHDYMMSVLTQDNSTMSYGITTIQGVAKAIHKDLA, encoded by the coding sequence ATGACTCAGTCTCTTTGGACACCCCGCCGAGCCAGAGCGGTGGCCGTCGGCGTGGGCGCCGGCGTCCTCATACCCGTGCTGGCCGCCGCGACGCCCGCTGCCGCGGCCACCCCGACGGTCAGCTGTACGTCGGCCAAGGCGGGCCTCGCCGCCAAGCTGAAGAAGGACATCACCGCGGCCCTCGCGACCCGTAAGGGAACCGTCGCCGTCGGCCTCTACGACCGCACCACCAAGACCACCTGCACCCTGCGGGCGACGAGCGCCTACGACTCCGCCAGCACCGTCAAGGTCACCGTCCTCGCCACGCTGCTGTGGGACGCGAAGAAGCACAACCGCCTGCTGACGTCGCGCGAGACGACGCTCACCAAGGCCATGATCACCAAGTCGGACAACGACGCGACCTCCACCCTGTGGAAGCAGCTGGGCCCGACGAAGATCAAGGGCTTCCTGTCCGCCGCCGGCATGACCCAGACCAAGCCGGGCGCGAACAACTACTGGGGCCTGACCCAGGAGACCGTGACCGACGAGCAGAAGCTGCTCAAGCTGGTCACCGCCAAGAACACGGTGCTGAGCGACAACTCCCGTGCGTACATCCTGAAGTTGATGAACCAGGTCATCTCCAGCCAGCGCTGGGGCACCCCGTCCGGCGCCCCCTCCGGTGTCACCGTGCACGTCAAGAACGGCTGGCTCCAGCGCTCCACGCACGGCTGGCGCGTCCACAGCCTGGGCACCTTCAACGGCGGCGGCCACGACTACATGATGTCCGTGCTCACCCAGGACAACAGCACGATGAGCTACGGCATCACCACGATCCAAGGCGTCGCGAAGGCGATCCACAAGGACCTCGCGTAG
- a CDS encoding VOC family protein produces MLGTDFITGSPNWLDLGSPDTDAAAAFYGAVLDWRFVSAGPDTGGYGFFQVDGKTVAALGPLTEEGANSAWMIHFKTDDITATVQAVTDGGGTVRLEPVDVMGEGMLAQATDPQGAQFALWQPGRTAGLELTSAPNTLLWAELHAPDPEADIAFYQGLFSWRSQEMPAPGMTYRVLSTSAGDQQDASFGGVAPLGDGAGELPRWVPYFHSTDVDATIDAARSNGGSVLMPATDVPEVGRMAWLGDPFGAVFALLKPDPRM; encoded by the coding sequence ATGCTCGGCACCGACTTCATCACCGGATCGCCCAACTGGCTCGACCTCGGCAGCCCCGACACCGACGCGGCCGCCGCGTTCTACGGCGCCGTCCTCGACTGGCGGTTCGTCTCCGCCGGTCCTGACACGGGCGGATACGGCTTCTTCCAGGTGGACGGGAAGACCGTCGCCGCCCTCGGACCACTCACCGAGGAAGGGGCGAACTCCGCCTGGATGATCCACTTCAAGACCGACGACATCACGGCCACCGTCCAGGCCGTCACGGACGGCGGCGGAACCGTCCGCCTGGAGCCCGTGGACGTCATGGGCGAGGGCATGCTGGCCCAGGCCACCGACCCGCAGGGCGCGCAGTTCGCGCTCTGGCAGCCCGGCAGGACCGCGGGCCTGGAGCTCACCTCCGCCCCGAACACCCTGCTCTGGGCGGAACTGCACGCCCCCGACCCGGAGGCGGACATCGCCTTCTACCAGGGCCTGTTCTCCTGGCGCAGCCAGGAGATGCCGGCACCCGGCATGACGTACCGGGTGCTGAGCACCAGCGCCGGGGACCAGCAGGACGCCTCCTTCGGCGGGGTCGCACCGCTGGGCGACGGCGCGGGCGAACTCCCGCGCTGGGTACCGTACTTCCACTCGACGGACGTCGACGCCACGATCGACGCGGCGCGGTCCAACGGCGGTTCCGTACTCATGCCGGCGACGGATGTGCCCGAGGTCGGCCGGATGGCCTGGCTCGGGGACCCGTTCGGCGCGGTGTTCGC
- a CDS encoding esterase-like activity of phytase family protein, giving the protein MRLRTVLATATAGLAAATCLTAAAGPANASNSRTSNPCSSSVSIDRFSDALDKTTYDGTFVGNFSALAVDKDGSIAALEDRSSLFDLNAKTLQPKRAVHLADENGADLDSEGLAIDRDGTRLITSETEPSIRRYSRDGKILDRLPVPSSLLVAPAGRAVSNQTFEGLTLLPGGHTLLASMEYPIAGETSGAVRFQTWTRTKGDHFKLAAQYAYKPDASFLGVPEVQALPDGRLLVLERGFTSGVGNTVRLYLGDPRHATDTSGIDTLTGQPGVHLIKKTLLADIADCPTLGATAKQPQPNPLLDNIEGMVITGKEKGRYKVLLVSDDNQNTAQTTRFYYLRVRATPAF; this is encoded by the coding sequence ATGCGCCTGAGAACCGTACTCGCGACCGCGACCGCCGGCCTGGCGGCGGCCACCTGCCTCACCGCCGCCGCCGGGCCCGCGAACGCCAGCAACTCCCGTACCAGTAACCCCTGTTCGTCCTCCGTCTCGATCGACCGCTTCTCCGACGCGCTCGACAAGACGACGTACGACGGCACCTTCGTCGGCAACTTCTCCGCGCTCGCCGTCGACAAGGACGGCTCGATCGCAGCCCTGGAGGACCGTTCCTCGCTGTTCGATCTGAACGCGAAGACGCTCCAGCCGAAGCGCGCCGTCCACCTCGCCGACGAGAACGGCGCCGACCTCGACTCCGAGGGCCTGGCCATCGACCGCGACGGCACCCGCCTGATCACCTCCGAGACCGAGCCGTCGATCCGCCGCTACTCCCGCGACGGCAAGATCCTCGACCGCCTCCCGGTCCCGTCCTCGCTGTTGGTCGCCCCGGCCGGGCGGGCCGTCTCCAACCAGACCTTCGAGGGCCTGACCCTCCTGCCCGGCGGCCACACCCTCCTCGCGTCGATGGAGTACCCGATCGCCGGGGAGACCTCGGGGGCCGTCCGCTTCCAGACCTGGACCCGGACCAAGGGCGACCACTTCAAGCTCGCCGCGCAGTACGCGTACAAGCCCGACGCCTCCTTCCTCGGCGTCCCCGAGGTACAGGCCCTGCCCGACGGCCGCCTCCTCGTCCTGGAACGCGGCTTCACCAGCGGCGTCGGCAACACCGTCCGCCTCTACCTGGGCGACCCCCGCCACGCGACGGACACCAGCGGCATCGACACCCTCACCGGCCAGCCCGGAGTCCACCTGATCAAAAAAACCCTGCTGGCCGACATCGCCGACTGCCCGACCCTGGGCGCGACAGCGAAGCAGCCCCAGCCGAACCCCCTCCTCGACAACATCGAGGGCATGGTGATCACGGGGAAGGAGAAGGGCCGCTACAAGGTGTTGCTGGTGAGCGACGACAACCAGAACACGGCCCAGACGACCCGCTTCTACTATCTCCGGGTACGAGCAACCCCCGCCTTTTAG
- a CDS encoding ATP-binding protein — protein sequence MSAHTAPTQPASPDMREAQWQLPHNPRSAKHARALLRLQLTDWKITGEVADTAELLLSELVTNSIRHARTPPGREIGVRFATYDGRLRVEVADASNRRPQPQEAAPEDERGRGLTLVRALAERWGCCPRLHGIGKATWAELSLPR from the coding sequence ATGTCAGCCCACACCGCGCCCACACAACCCGCAAGCCCCGACATGCGGGAGGCCCAGTGGCAACTTCCGCACAACCCGCGCAGCGCAAAACACGCTCGCGCACTGCTCCGCCTACAGCTCACGGACTGGAAGATCACCGGCGAAGTCGCCGACACCGCCGAGCTGTTGCTCTCGGAGCTGGTCACCAACTCCATCCGGCACGCACGGACTCCGCCCGGACGCGAGATCGGCGTGCGTTTCGCCACGTACGACGGACGACTGCGCGTGGAGGTCGCCGACGCGAGCAACCGCCGACCCCAGCCCCAGGAAGCGGCCCCCGAGGACGAAAGGGGTCGGGGACTCACCCTCGTGCGGGCCTTGGCGGAACGCTGGGGATGCTGTCCCCGCCTGCACGGCATCGGAAAGGCGACATGGGCGGAGCTGTCGCTGCCACGATGA
- a CDS encoding GntR family transcriptional regulator translates to MSGGDAGRQPKYQRIAARLRAAVEAGEYGPGERLPGENDLMAEHGVARMTARQALGVLQTEGIAEARKGAGVFVRDFKPIRRRGLERLAHAQWGEGRSIWATDAGDRELVVDSVEVGEEDAPPAIAGVLGLSDEGARVCVRRRRYVLDGKPVLLATSYLSAELVAGTRIAQPDTGPGGMYARLEELGRRPVRFREEVRSRMPSVDEADRLALSSGVPVVLVVRTAFDAAGVPVEVNDMVLDAASYILEYDFEG, encoded by the coding sequence ATGAGCGGTGGGGACGCGGGACGTCAGCCGAAGTACCAGCGCATCGCGGCGCGGCTGCGGGCGGCCGTCGAGGCCGGCGAGTACGGGCCCGGTGAGCGGCTTCCCGGCGAGAACGACCTCATGGCCGAGCATGGTGTGGCGCGGATGACGGCCCGGCAGGCACTCGGTGTTCTGCAGACGGAGGGCATCGCGGAAGCGCGCAAGGGCGCCGGTGTGTTCGTCCGGGACTTCAAGCCGATCCGGCGGCGCGGGCTCGAACGCCTCGCGCACGCGCAGTGGGGCGAGGGGCGTTCCATCTGGGCGACCGATGCCGGGGACCGCGAACTCGTCGTCGACTCGGTCGAGGTGGGTGAGGAGGACGCGCCGCCTGCGATCGCGGGTGTGCTGGGCCTGAGTGACGAAGGGGCGCGGGTCTGCGTGCGCCGCCGTCGGTACGTTCTCGACGGCAAGCCGGTGCTTCTGGCCACCTCGTACCTCTCGGCCGAACTGGTCGCCGGCACGCGGATCGCACAGCCGGACACCGGCCCCGGCGGCATGTACGCCAGGCTTGAGGAACTCGGCCGTAGGCCCGTCCGCTTCCGTGAGGAGGTCCGCTCCCGGATGCCGAGCGTGGACGAGGCCGACCGGCTCGCCCTCTCGTCCGGTGTGCCGGTGGTGCTCGTCGTCCGAACCGCCTTCGACGCGGCGGGAGTTCCGGTCGAGGTGAACGACATGGTGCTGGACGCGGCGTCGTACATCTTGGAGTACGACTTCGAGGGCTGA
- a CDS encoding endonuclease I family protein, whose product MLGTRIHRWKSLALTTAAVLVGLTVPTLTATPASATTTAYDATYYKNAVGKTGTSLKSSLHTIISSQTKISYSAVWDALKATDQDPNNSSNVILLYSGVSRAKSLNGGDVGDWNREHTWAKSHGDFGEVTGPGTDLHHLRPADVQVNSIRGNLDFDNGGSAVTNGGGSTVDSDSFAPRAADRGDVARMILYMAVRYEGDDGFADLEPNEKVGNGSNPYMGKLSVLKAWNEADPPSAFEEKRNEVIYSTYQHNRNPFIDHPEWVEAIW is encoded by the coding sequence ATGCTTGGGACACGGATCCACCGCTGGAAATCGTTGGCGTTGACGACCGCCGCCGTCCTGGTCGGCCTCACCGTGCCGACCCTGACCGCGACCCCGGCGTCGGCCACGACCACGGCGTACGACGCGACGTACTACAAGAACGCGGTCGGCAAGACGGGCACCAGCCTCAAGTCCTCGCTGCACACGATCATCAGCAGCCAGACGAAGATCTCGTACTCCGCGGTCTGGGACGCGCTGAAGGCCACCGACCAGGACCCGAACAACAGCAGCAACGTGATCCTGCTGTACAGCGGTGTCTCCCGCGCCAAGTCCCTCAACGGCGGCGACGTCGGCGACTGGAACCGCGAGCACACCTGGGCCAAGTCCCACGGCGACTTCGGCGAGGTGACCGGTCCCGGCACCGACCTGCACCACCTGCGTCCCGCGGACGTCCAGGTCAACAGCATCCGCGGCAACCTGGACTTCGACAACGGCGGCAGCGCGGTCACCAACGGCGGCGGCAGCACCGTCGACTCCGACTCCTTCGCGCCCCGCGCGGCGGACCGGGGCGACGTGGCCCGCATGATCCTCTACATGGCCGTGCGCTACGAGGGCGACGACGGCTTCGCCGACCTGGAGCCCAACGAGAAGGTGGGCAACGGCAGCAACCCCTACATGGGCAAGCTCTCCGTCCTCAAGGCGTGGAACGAGGCGGACCCGCCGAGCGCCTTCGAGGAGAAGCGCAACGAGGTCATCTACAGCACGTACCAGCACAACCGGAACCCGTTCATCGACCACCCGGAGTGGGTCGAGGCGATCTGGTAG
- a CDS encoding HXXEE domain-containing protein, translating into MGGHEVGEGGRAVEVGVTFGLLAAWAVHDLEEAAALPGWARGRVPGLRQRYPRVPERVWRRLESIDGREFATAVGVMGVVAASAAADGHRTGGRSGFYQAALNGFVLHALVHLGQAVAVRRYTPGVVTSSLVVIPFTLWARGRLPRAGVLRPARPCGVATGAALAAVATMGAHVMAGRLRGERAIRLLGARAAELRP; encoded by the coding sequence ATGGGTGGACACGAGGTGGGCGAGGGCGGCCGGGCGGTCGAAGTCGGCGTGACCTTCGGGCTGTTGGCCGCGTGGGCGGTGCACGACCTGGAGGAGGCGGCCGCGCTGCCGGGCTGGGCCCGAGGCCGCGTGCCCGGGCTGCGGCAGCGGTATCCGCGCGTGCCGGAACGGGTGTGGCGGCGGCTGGAGTCCATCGACGGGCGGGAGTTCGCCACGGCCGTCGGTGTGATGGGCGTGGTGGCCGCGAGTGCGGCCGCCGACGGGCACCGTACGGGTGGACGTTCCGGCTTCTACCAAGCGGCCCTCAACGGGTTCGTGCTGCACGCCCTGGTGCATCTGGGGCAGGCCGTCGCCGTCCGGAGATACACACCCGGGGTGGTCACCTCGTCCCTCGTGGTCATCCCCTTCACGCTGTGGGCCCGGGGGCGGCTGCCGCGGGCCGGTGTGTTGCGTCCCGCGCGACCGTGTGGTGTGGCAACGGGTGCGGCGCTCGCGGCTGTGGCGACGATGGGGGCGCATGTGATGGCGGGACGGCTGCGCGGAGAGCGCGCTATTCGACTGCTGGGAGCACGTGCAGCGGAACTTCGGCCGTAG